One genomic window of Manihot esculenta cultivar AM560-2 chromosome 16, M.esculenta_v8, whole genome shotgun sequence includes the following:
- the LOC122722107 gene encoding uncharacterized protein LOC122722107, which produces MPRGSGSSSTQGGGKPSEDIGWKFATPTGKKGELICNLCGRKVTGGITRLKLHLANIPGQIAGCQKVSSQVKKDMTAVLKEYRLAKKDKEKRERELEEEIMNINRIEDDEEEEEEEDIEMEMARRASMRQLEEDEFRRRTGSRFDVGGSSRQVLGRSATTRERGREAQRYAEVSTPASRLAATEVEIERSRAQQKQPKLKSKWLKAQKEKMLKAFGNFVIHNRLPFSIVESPWTKPLLRTAAEIGPNVSPPSAYEIAEVYLKNEYNEMKKYIASFDGIWKERGVTIMCDGWSGPTRMSIVNFLVYSNRGTVFHKSVDASNVEHKDGEYYFKIMKEVVEEIGPQKVVQVVTDNEAAIKLGGKKLMEKFPNLYWTACSAHCIGKKKSVKKIIDQAKVITQFIYNHNWVVNYMKKFTDNRDIIRPGITRFATNFIALESIVRYRVGLRNMFESEQWIMSKYGQATSGPAHEAKKIVLGLGNEGRNFWERAQQIMKVQEPLLKVLRLVDGDDKPTMGFIYEAMERAKLAIQKNCRSYLEYWRIIDHRWNFQLHHDLHAAGYFLNPQYQYGPHDIGNDNEIMLGLKNVIQRLEGDLVNQGKTLNQVSNN; this is translated from the exons ATGCCTCGTGGAAGTGGTTCTAGTTCTACTCAAGGAGGTGGTAAACCAAGTGAAGATATTGGGTGGAAGTTTGCAACACCTACAGGGAAAAAAGGAGAACTGATTTGTAATTTATGTGGGAGAAAAGTCACAGGTGGAATAACGAGATTGAAATTGCACTTGGCTAATATACCTGGTCAAATTGCAGGTTGTCAGAAAGTTTCTTCCCAAGTTAAGAAGGATATGACCGCTGTCCTGAAAGAATACCGATTAGCTAAAAAggataaagaaaaaagagaaagagaattagaagaagaaattatgaatataaatagaatcgaagatgatgaagaggaggaggaggaggaggacatCGAAATGGAAATGGCGAGACGGGCGAGCATGAGACAATTGGAAGAAGATGAATTTAGAAGGAGAACTGGATCTAGATTTGATGTTGGTGGTAGTAGCAGACAAGTGTTGGGTCGTTCTGCTACTACACGTGAGAGAGGTAGAGAAGCACAAAGATATGCAGAAGTATCTACACCGGCATCTCGGTTGGCTGCCACAGAAGTTGAGATAGAGAGAAGCAGAGCTCAACAAAAGCAgccaaaattaaaaagtaaatggtTGAAGGCACAGAAGGAGAAAATGTTGAAAGCATTTGGAAATTTTGTTATACATAATAGACTTCCCTTCAGTATTGTTGAGTCACCGTGGACAAAACCACTTTTAAGAACAGCAGCAGAAATCGGGCCTAATGTATCTCCACCTAGTGCTTATGAAATTGCAGAAGTTTATTTGAAAAATGAGTACAATgagatgaaaaaatatatagccTCATTTGATGGAATATGGAAGGAGAGGGGAGTTACCATAATGTGTGATGGTTGGAGTGGGCCAACACGTATGAGTATAGTAAATTTCCTTGTCTACTCAAACAGAGGCACAGTGTTCCACAAGTCTGTTGATGCATCCAATGTGGAGCATAAAGATGGAgaatactattttaaaattatgaaagaagtagtggaagaaattggCCCTCAAAAAGTTGTCCAAGTGGTAACGGATAATGAAGCTGCCATTAAATTAGGAGGGAAGAAACTAATGGAGAAATTCCCTAATCTATATTGGACTGCTTGTAGTGCTCATTGTATTGGAAAGAAGAAGagtgtgaaaaaaataattgaccAAGCCAAGGTAATtactcaatttatttataatcataATTGGGTAGTCAATTATATGAAGAAATTCACGGACAATAGAGATATTATTCGACCTGGCATCACTAGATTTGCCACAAACTTCATTGCTTTAGAGTCTATTGTCCGTTATAGGGTGGGGCTAAGGAATATGTTTGAATCGGAGCAATGGATAATGAGTAAATATGGGCAAGCAACAAGTGGTCCAGCGCATGAAGCCAAGAAAATTGTGCTTGGCTTAGGCAACGAAGGAAGAAACTTTTGGGAGAGGGCAcaacaaataatgaaagttcaaGAACCTCTCCTGAAGGTTTTAAGATTAGTTGATGGAGATGACAAGCCAACAATGGGATTTATATATGAGGCAATGGAGCGAGCAAAATTGGCTATTCAAAAAAATTGTAGAAGCTATTTGGAATATTGGAGAATAATTGATCATAGATGGAATTTTCAATTGCATCATGACTTACATGCCGCTG GATATTTTctaaatcctcaatatcaatatggcCCACATGATATTGGAAATGATAATGAGATCATGTTGGGTCTCAAAAATGTGATTCAACGTCTAGAGGGGGATTTAGTAAATCAAGGAAAAACATTAAATCAAGTAAGTAACAACTAA